DNA sequence from the Edaphobacter lichenicola genome:
TTAGTCCCGTTCTGGTTCACACAGCAGCCGACAGCAGAAGAGCGCCGAGGGATAGATGAGGATGCTGACGTGGCGGGTGTAGGCGAAGCCGGCCAGGTAGGGAAGTGTGGAGGCTGCGACCAGGGCAAGAAACGTGGCCGCCGCGACGCGCAACGATCGGTCGGCTGGAAGACAGTGTCGAAGCAGCAGGAAGACTGCACTGGCCGTCGCGGTCCAGAAGATCAGCCTGAAGGTCAGCATCCCGGCGATTTCGATCAGACGTCGAGCACCAGAGTTCGCGGTCGAGCCGTACTTTTCGAACGAGAAGAAGAGGATTTTCAGCTTGCGGAGATCTCCTGACAGAGTCTCCCGGGGATGAGTCCGTAGATACTCGAGGGCCGCTCGCCGGTGATAGTCGTTGAAGCTCCACTCGTCCGGGAAGCTTACGCCACGATTCAGTTCGAAGTCGTACCAGTCGAGCGAGTCGCCGTGCACCGGCGGGTAGTTCTGAAGAAACCCGGCGTTGTTGCCCTTGTGCAGATTGATTCCGTCGAAGCTGGTTCCCACGCTGTATCGGCCACTGGCGTGATGTTGATGCAGTGCCCACCCGAGGGGAGCTGCCGCAACCAGCAGGAGGACGAGCCAACGCAGCCTTGTCTGCTTCTCCAATGCGAGGAACCCCACCAACAGTACCAACACGGCCAGCAGCATCCCGCTCTTCGAGAGGTATAGGCCATCGAGCGCTACGGCGAACAGCAGAGCCTTGCCAATACCGCGCAGGCTTGTCCTTCGAGTGCTGCCGACGGCGGCCCGGTTGAGGAACAGAATCGCCGTGGCCAGCGCCAGAAAGCTGTAGGAGAACCCTTCGTCTACCTGGAGATTGGTGACGTCGGCCAGAAACGCCGGAATGAGGAACGGAACGAGAAGCAGCAGGATCGCCACGGCTCTGCGACCGGGTGGCTGCGGCAGACAGCACCATGCGAGATAGATGGCAAACTCGACGGGCAACAACAGAAGAATCGTCTTGAAGCAGACGACCGGAAGGTAGCGGTCGCCCAGGAGCCGAATGCCCGAGGCGACGACGACTGCTGTGGCCGGCATGCGCGCGGCGTGGAAGCAGATGGGATTGCCGCGAGTTCCCATCTCCTCGGTGCAGACCGTAATACCATCGCCGGCGAGCAGGCTGCGCGTGGTTGGCCCCACCAGATTCGTGATGGAAAAGAGCGATTTGTTTGCCCGAGTATGATCGAGGGCCCACACCGCGGCCAGCGAGAGGAGCACGGGGACGATCAGCAGCACCAGCAGCAGGCGACGGTCTGGCCTGGTCTGGTCTAAATCGCCTGAGTTTAAATCGTCTGCGACGATTTCTGGCATCTGCCCAATCTAATCGAAGTTGAGCCGGTTGCTGCGTTTTAGTCTCCGCTTACCTGATATTGTCCTCGTCTTGTCCTCGTCTGGGTTCGCTTCTGGAACTAAGTCTTAGCGGGGGCTTCTCATCCTCCTGTGACATCGTTTCGGTGCAAATAGATACAATCGAAAGAAGCGTCAAGCAAAGTGGAGACAGGCGAATGATTATTGGTGTGCCCAAGGAAGTTAAGGATCACGAGAGCCGCGTAGGGGTAACCCCGGCCGGCGTTAAAGCACTGGTCGAGGCAGGACACAAGGTTCTCGTGGAGCATGATGCTGGCGCGCTGTCGGCTATGCCGGATGACGAGTACCAGTCTGCGGGTGCCGAGATCGTCGGCTCAGCCTACGATGTGTGGCGGCTGGCCGAGATGGTGGTCAAGGTGAAGGAGCCGGTCGAGAAGGAGTACAAGAACTTTCGCGAGGGCCTGGTTCTTTTTACGTATCTTCATCTGGCACCGCTGAACGACCTGACGGATGCGCTGCTTACCTCGAAGGTGACGGGGATTGCGTATGAGACGGTTCGCGATCGCGCGGGAGCGTTGCCGCTGCTGACGCCGATGAGCGAGGTTGCCGGACGGATGAGCGTGCAGGTTGGCGCAGCTTATCTTGAGAAGGAGCATGGCGGGCGTGGCGTTCTGCTGGGCGGGGTTCCGGGCGTGCCTCCGGGGAACGTCTGCATTATTGGCGGCGGTATTGTGGGGACAAACGCCGCGAAGATTGCGCTGGGCATGGGCGCGAAGGTGACGCTGATTGATTTGAACCTGAATCGGCTGCGGGAGCTGGATGACATCTTTGGCGGCCGGATCTATACGGTTGCGTCGAATAGTTACAACATCGAGCATGCGGTTCGGGAGGCTGATCTGGTGATCGGCGGCGTTCTGATTCCGGGTGCTGCTGCGCCGAAGATTGTGACAAAGGCGATGGTGGCGAAGATGAAGAAGGGTGCGGTGATCGTGGATGTAGCGATCGATCAGGGAGGGTGCATTGAGACGGCGCACCCGACGACCCACTCGAATCCTTCGTACGAGGTGAACGGCGTTGTGCACTACTGCGTGACGAATATGCCTGCCGCGGTGCCGAATACCTCGACGCTTGCTTTGACGAATGCGACGTTTCCTTACGTGCTGAAGCTGGCGCGGCTGGGGGCGAATGCGGCGATCAGCGAAGACAAGGGCATCGCCGAGGGCGTGAATACCTTCAACGGTGTGCTGACTTATGGTGCGGTGGCGCAGGCGCAGAAGCGTGAGTGGCAGGCGGTGGCGAAGCTCGTTTAGAGCAATTTCCCTGTTGCTGTGGAGTGGAAGATATACCGCAGTGCCGGTTTCCTTGAGAGAAAACGGCCATGACTGCATTGACTCGCTTGTACACCCACAGGGAAATTGGTCCAGCCGCCGCGGTTGTTGGGGATGGAGCGAAGGAAGCGCTGGTGGCCGCATATAATCGGGGGGACTGAATCAGGGGAGTGGGAGGGCGGGCGATGGGCACGACTGCGAACCGGCGAAAGATTTGGATCGTGGCGCTGGGCGCGTGCCTGCTCATCCTGTTTGTGGCTCTGGCGACGCTGAATGCGTTCAATACGCAGCTGCCAAAGCCTGCCAGCACGCAGCAGACGGTCATCTTTACTGGGCTGTCGATTGTGGCGTTTCTGCTGTTTGTTACGGTGCTGCTGATGCTGGTCCGCAATGTGCTGAAGCTGTATGCCGACCAGCGCAGCCGGGTGATGGGCACGCGTCTGCGCACGCGGATGCTGTGGGGCGCGGTGCTGGTGAGCCTGGTTCCGATTGCTTCGATGTTTGCGTTCAGCTATCAGCTGATGAACCGCGCGGTCGATCGCTGGTTTACGCAGCCGGTTACGGACATGCGCGAAGACAGCAATAACATGGCGCTGGAGCTGGCGCACTATACGACGGCGAATGCTCGTGCTGAGGCGGATTCGATCGCTGCGAGTTTGCCGGCGGCGCCGGTGGTTGCTCCTGTGGCCAAGGCGGCGGGTGGTGGGAGCGAAGCTGCTTCGGGTCGGGGTTCGGGACGCCGCTCGAACCATGGGTCGTTGCCTGGGAGTGCTCAGGCGGTCGCGCCGGCTGCGTCTCGGAATCGCGAGGCGATCCATGAGGTTCTGCGACAGCACGAGATTACGCTGCAGAATGGCTTTGCGATCGTGTATCGCGAGGGCCGCGTGGTGGCTTCGTTTCACATGCCGCAGGGGACTGGCGCGACGGCGAAGGTTAAGGTGTGGCTCCCCGATCAGGTGGCCGCCGATATGGATAAGTCGAGCGCTCAGGCGCCTGCCGATCCCGTGGATGCTGCGATTCTTGCTGCTGCCCAGCGCATGGACCAGCCGGTTTTTTCTCTTGGCGCCACGGACTACGCGCTCGGCGCAACGACTTTGAAACAGGGCGAGACTGTCGTGGTTGGCCTACCGATGCCGTTTGGGATGGCGGCGACGATGACCAATCTGCGCAAGGCGGCGGATGCGTACTGGGTGCTCTATAGCGAGCGGCGTCAGATTCGGGATCTTTATATGCTCCTGCTGCTGATGATGACGAGCCTTGCTCTGTTCGCGTCGTGCTGGCTTGCGCTGCATCTGTCGAAGCAGGTGACCAAGCCCGTGGAGGCGCTGGCGGATGCGATGGAGGCTATCGCGCAGGGGGACTACGGCCATCGCGTGCAGGAGAGCGCGACCGAAGAGCTGGGGGAGCTGGTGCGGAGCTTCAACCATATGGCGGCGGATCTTGAGGGCAGCCGGCGTGCGGTGGAGGAGTCTACGGTGCAGCTTAGCGCGGCGAATACGGCGCTTGAGGCCAGGCGCGGCGAGCTTGAGACGATGCTTGAGACGATTCCGAATGGCGTGGCGACGCTCGATACAGATCGCCGGATCATCCTTGCTAACCGGGCGCTTAGCGAGATGATGGACCCGGGTGGGCAGAGGCCGTTCTATGGGCTGGTGATGGAGGAGGTCTTTCCGCCTGAGGTCTCTGAGGTGCTTGATCGGTTGATTAAACGCAGCCATCGCATGGGGTCGGCGTCAAGTGAGATCGAGATTCCCGGCTTTCCGCAGAGCTCGGACGACAGGTTTGGCGGGACGATGAACCTACTGGCTACGGTCGCGCTGCTGGAGATGCCGGCGGCGACCGAACGAATGCGGCGCGAGCATCAGGGCTATGTGATAGTGCTTGAAAATGCGACGGAGCTGCTGCGGGCGCAGAAGCAGTCGGCGTGGAAGGAGGTGGCGCGGCGTGTGGCGCATGAGATCAAGAATCCGCTCACGCCGATCAGTCTGAGTGCGGAACAGATTCGCCGCCATATCGACCGCCTTGCGCGTGCTGTCGCTGAGGCCACGCCTGCCAGCGCTCCGGAGCCGCCCTCGATCGCTGTCATTCGTCGATGTTCGGAGGTGATTACCTCGTCGGTCGAGAGCATGCGGTCGCTCGTCGATCAGTTTGCCGCGCTTGCGGAGTTTCCGACGGCGCGGCCAAAGCCTGCGGACCTCAACACGATTGTCGAGAACTCGCTCGCGCTGTTTGCTGGACGGATGCAGACGGTTCGCGTCGTGCGCAAGATGAGCCCCGACCTGCCGCTGGTGATGGCGGATCCTGAGGCGCTGAAACGCGCGCTTGGCAATCTCATCGATAACGCCGCTGAGGCGATGCAGCAGAGTCTCTATCGCGAGCTGCAGATCAGCACTTGTCTGCTGGAGAACGGAATGGTCGAGCTTGCGATTGCGGACAGTGGCTCGGGCCTTACCGATGACATGCGCGAGCGCCTCTTTCTGCCTTACTTCTCGACCAAGCAGCGTGGCACGGGCTTGGGTCTCGCGATTGCCGCGAAGATTATCCAGGAGCATCAGGGCACTATTCGCGCGGAGAAGAATGAACCTGCGGGCGCGAGGTTCATCATCGAACTGCGTCCGGCTCTCTCGCCTGACAGCGACCCGGAAGCGCCGGCGGCCTTAAGTGCCTTCGCCACGCCGCAGAACGGTCATCAGCCGACGGTTGAGGTTGAGTCTGTCGCGGACACTCCAGTTCACAGCAACACCAAAGCAGAGGACGACTTTGCCTCCACCCTCCCCAGAGGCCCCCAATGAACCACGTACTCATCGTTGACGACGAAGCCGAGATTCGCGAGTCGCTCGAAAGCATCCTTCGTGAAGAGGACTATCTCGTCACCACTGCCGCTACTGCCGGTGAAGCGCTCGAGCTACTGCGGGATGCTGCCTACGATGTCGTCCTGCTCGACATCTGGCTGCCGGATCGCGACGGCCTCGATACTTTGACCGAGATCCGTCAGATGGAGTCGAGCAATGTTCCTGAGGTCGTCATCATCAGCGGCCACGGCACGATTGAAGCTGCGGTGCGTGCTACCAAGCTTGGGGCGTACGACTTTCTGGAGAAGCCTCTCTCGCTCGACCGCACGCTGATCGTCTTGAAGAATGCGATGAAGGCTCGGCAGATGCGCGAGGATAACCAGGAGTTTTCGCGTCAGCTTGCGAAGGGAACAGTGACAGGAAACTCTGTTCCCATGAAGGCGCTGCGCCAGCAGATCAAGCTGATGGCTCCTACGAACGGGCGCGTGCTGATCTATGGGGAGTCGGGGGCAGGGAAGGAGCTTGTCGGCAGAGCGATGCATGCGGAGAGTCTGCGCAAAGACCGGCCTTTTGTGGAACTCAACTGCGCGGCGATTCCAGAGGATTACATCGAGAGCGAACTCTTCGGTTATCGCCACGGAGCTGTGCCGGGTGGGCCCACTGAGAAGCGCGGAACGTTTGAGCGCGCGGACGGAGGAACGTTGTTCCTCGACGAGGTTGGCGACATGAGCCTGAAGACACAGGCCAAGGTGTTGCGGGCGCTCGATGAGCAGCGCTTTCTTCCGGTCGGCGCTTCGCATCCTGTGCACGTCGATGTGCGGGTGATCGCCGCGACGAATAAGGATCTTGAAGAGGAGATCGCTCGCGGCAACTTTCGCGAAGACCTGTTCTATCGCCTCAATGTCATTCCGTTTTTTGTGCCGCCTCTGCGCGACCGCAAGGAGGATATTCCTCTCCTCGTCAAAGAATTTCTGCAGCAGTTTGGCGCTGAGTACGGCCGTCCTCACGTCGAGATGACCGAAGATGCGCTTGCTGCTTTGAAGCAATACCACTGGCCGGGCAACGTGCGTGAGTTGCGCAATCTTGTTGAGCGCGTGCTGATCCTGAACCCGAAGACGCAACGCATCGAGCGCAAACATCTGCCGATGCTGGTCTATCGCGACTCGGCCAAGGACTCCAACAAGGGTAATGGACGCGAGGAGTTCACCAGCCTGCTGCAGGCTCGTGAGGCGTATGAACGCGACTACATTTTGAAAAAATTAGATGAGTTTCATGGCAATGTCAGCCGCGCCGCTGAGGGGCTGGGTCTTGAACGCAGTCATTTGTATCGCAAGATGAAAGCTCTGGGCGTCAGCGTCAAAGAATAGCTACTTTGAATCGCTACTTTCTTGCTTTGCGATACGCCTTCTCCAGGCGTTTCAGGGCTGCTGCAAGTTTGTCATCGTCTTCGACCGCGAAGCTTTGCCACTTTTCACGCTCAGTCGGTCCAGGTTCATTCAGTTTCGTTGCGATTGTGTTCGGCTGCTCCAACCCTCTGGTGCCGGGAAGCAAGGCAAAGATCGTGTCGCCCCGATAGATGCTGAACATGCCAAACATGCGGCCTATCCGTGTCTCAGGCCACCGTTGTACCTCGTCTATCAACAGACTCGACCGGCGCTGCATCTCCTCAGATACCTTGGGTAGCGCTGGCCGTCTGGCTCCCATCTCACTCTTCCGTCTGCTGTTTTTCTGCAATTAACTCCAACTGCCGACGCCAGTCGAGGTCTTCGACGAAGCCGCGGCTGGAGCGCCACTCTTCCTGAACCTTGACGAAGAGTTCGAGAAAGACGCGTGTGCCGAGGAGTGGTTCGATGTCTTTGCGGGCTGCGGTGCCGATGCGCTTCAGCATCTCGCCCTGCTTGCCGATGAGGATTGCTTTCTGTCCGGTGCGCTCGCAGAAGATTGCGGCGGAGATCTTCGTCACGGGCAGCTTGCCGTCCTTCATCTTCTTCATGGAGGCGGGCTCTTCGAACTTCTCGATGACGACCGCGGTGGCGTAGGGGACCTCTTCGCCGGTGAGCATGAGAATCTTTTCGCGGATGAGTTCGGCGACGAGGAAGCGCTCAGGCTGGTCAGTCAGTTGATGCTTGGGGAAGTAGCGCTGGCCCTCTTTGAGCTGTCCGACGACCTTCTCGAGAAGAAGATCGAGGCCCTCCTTCTTGCGGGCTGAGATGGGAATCACGTCGGCAAACGGATGCAGTGTGGACCAGTGCGCGATCAGCGGGAGCAGGTCTTTCTTGGGGATCGCGTCCATCTTGTTGAGGACGAGAATGACTGGGCACTCCAGCTTTTTGATCAGCGAGAGGGCGAAGTCGTCCTCGGCGGCGGACATGCCCATGCGGCCTGTGGTCTTGCCACTGTCTCCTGCGCCGGGGACCTTTGGCAGGCGGTGGGTCACGTCGACGATAAACAAGACGGCATCGCGTGACTCCAGCGCATCGTGGACCTCCTGCATCATGCGGCGGTCGAGCTGGGTGTCGGGCTTGTGGATGCCGGGTGTGTCGACCAGAACCACCTGCGCGGCGGGGTGACCGGGCTCGCCTTTGGCCTTCTTTTTCAGAGGAACTTCGAGCACGCCATGGATGCGTGTGCGCGTCGTCTGCGGCTTGTGCGTGACGATCGCCAGCTTCTGCCCGAGCAGGGCGTTGAGCAGAGTGGATTTGCCCGCGTTGGGGCGACCGATGATGGATACGAAACCGGAGCGAAAGGCCATTCTCTTTATTATGCGCTGTTGCGGTGCCCGAATTCGCAAACCTCGTCTAAACTGGCTCGTATGAGATTCACCAAACTGCGGACGGCACGCAGAGTCGCTCGAGGTCTGGCCCTGTTATCTTCTGTCACCGCGCCGCTGTTTCTTTCGGCTCAAGCTATCAAACCGTTCTCTTCGATTGAGGTTCACTCTGATCGGACGGTGACCTTCGCC
Encoded proteins:
- the ald gene encoding alanine dehydrogenase, translated to MIIGVPKEVKDHESRVGVTPAGVKALVEAGHKVLVEHDAGALSAMPDDEYQSAGAEIVGSAYDVWRLAEMVVKVKEPVEKEYKNFREGLVLFTYLHLAPLNDLTDALLTSKVTGIAYETVRDRAGALPLLTPMSEVAGRMSVQVGAAYLEKEHGGRGVLLGGVPGVPPGNVCIIGGGIVGTNAAKIALGMGAKVTLIDLNLNRLRELDDIFGGRIYTVASNSYNIEHAVREADLVIGGVLIPGAAAPKIVTKAMVAKMKKGAVIVDVAIDQGGCIETAHPTTHSNPSYEVNGVVHYCVTNMPAAVPNTSTLALTNATFPYVLKLARLGANAAISEDKGIAEGVNTFNGVLTYGAVAQAQKREWQAVAKLV
- a CDS encoding sensor histidine kinase — translated: MGTTANRRKIWIVALGACLLILFVALATLNAFNTQLPKPASTQQTVIFTGLSIVAFLLFVTVLLMLVRNVLKLYADQRSRVMGTRLRTRMLWGAVLVSLVPIASMFAFSYQLMNRAVDRWFTQPVTDMREDSNNMALELAHYTTANARAEADSIAASLPAAPVVAPVAKAAGGGSEAASGRGSGRRSNHGSLPGSAQAVAPAASRNREAIHEVLRQHEITLQNGFAIVYREGRVVASFHMPQGTGATAKVKVWLPDQVAADMDKSSAQAPADPVDAAILAAAQRMDQPVFSLGATDYALGATTLKQGETVVVGLPMPFGMAATMTNLRKAADAYWVLYSERRQIRDLYMLLLLMMTSLALFASCWLALHLSKQVTKPVEALADAMEAIAQGDYGHRVQESATEELGELVRSFNHMAADLEGSRRAVEESTVQLSAANTALEARRGELETMLETIPNGVATLDTDRRIILANRALSEMMDPGGQRPFYGLVMEEVFPPEVSEVLDRLIKRSHRMGSASSEIEIPGFPQSSDDRFGGTMNLLATVALLEMPAATERMRREHQGYVIVLENATELLRAQKQSAWKEVARRVAHEIKNPLTPISLSAEQIRRHIDRLARAVAEATPASAPEPPSIAVIRRCSEVITSSVESMRSLVDQFAALAEFPTARPKPADLNTIVENSLALFAGRMQTVRVVRKMSPDLPLVMADPEALKRALGNLIDNAAEAMQQSLYRELQISTCLLENGMVELAIADSGSGLTDDMRERLFLPYFSTKQRGTGLGLAIAAKIIQEHQGTIRAEKNEPAGARFIIELRPALSPDSDPEAPAALSAFATPQNGHQPTVEVESVADTPVHSNTKAEDDFASTLPRGPQ
- a CDS encoding sigma-54-dependent transcriptional regulator, whose protein sequence is MNHVLIVDDEAEIRESLESILREEDYLVTTAATAGEALELLRDAAYDVVLLDIWLPDRDGLDTLTEIRQMESSNVPEVVIISGHGTIEAAVRATKLGAYDFLEKPLSLDRTLIVLKNAMKARQMREDNQEFSRQLAKGTVTGNSVPMKALRQQIKLMAPTNGRVLIYGESGAGKELVGRAMHAESLRKDRPFVELNCAAIPEDYIESELFGYRHGAVPGGPTEKRGTFERADGGTLFLDEVGDMSLKTQAKVLRALDEQRFLPVGASHPVHVDVRVIAATNKDLEEEIARGNFREDLFYRLNVIPFFVPPLRDRKEDIPLLVKEFLQQFGAEYGRPHVEMTEDALAALKQYHWPGNVRELRNLVERVLILNPKTQRIERKHLPMLVYRDSAKDSNKGNGREEFTSLLQAREAYERDYILKKLDEFHGNVSRAAEGLGLERSHLYRKMKALGVSVKE
- the era gene encoding GTPase Era — its product is MAFRSGFVSIIGRPNAGKSTLLNALLGQKLAIVTHKPQTTRTRIHGVLEVPLKKKAKGEPGHPAAQVVLVDTPGIHKPDTQLDRRMMQEVHDALESRDAVLFIVDVTHRLPKVPGAGDSGKTTGRMGMSAAEDDFALSLIKKLECPVILVLNKMDAIPKKDLLPLIAHWSTLHPFADVIPISARKKEGLDLLLEKVVGQLKEGQRYFPKHQLTDQPERFLVAELIREKILMLTGEEVPYATAVVIEKFEEPASMKKMKDGKLPVTKISAAIFCERTGQKAILIGKQGEMLKRIGTAARKDIEPLLGTRVFLELFVKVQEEWRSSRGFVEDLDWRRQLELIAEKQQTEE